The Cardiocondyla obscurior isolate alpha-2009 linkage group LG16, Cobs3.1, whole genome shotgun sequence genome segment aaaatctaataattccACTGTGACCGTCGGAAGAGGCGTATTAAAGAGTATGGATCCGTCcactgtaataattattaaatggcCTAAGCCGTTTAAGACCAGATATTTTCGAAATCTCTTACCTGATCTGCAGATTAGCTTGTGCAAGTGTTGTTTAAAGGTAAGTTATAAGCGGTGCTGTTTTAAAAGATCAAGTTTTATAGAATCTTGTTAATATATGATCACACGATGTTTCAGTTATTTCATTCAGACGATTACGAGCTAGCATTGTTACGACACGGCCATTGTCCGTTTTGCCGAACACCAAACGTGACTGCGGGCTAAgataatatagaataaaaaatttgttataaatcaTGCATATATGTTAGATttgttaaagatattttagaaatgttttaattatacgcgAAACAGAACAATCaaacatataatatttgttttttatacgtaaaactTAGCAATTACGTTATCTTTTTCTACTTTTGttactattataattattacattattcaaacaaataaaacaggAATACAGCTGTCGTACAGTTAAAGAAACAGTAAATCCAAGAGTTCGACTACGTGCTAATTGCGGTGATTACTTAAGCACACATTTGTTCCGTTATCAGTATCTCCTGAGACCTAAAGTACATTCTCGAAATTAGTTGCATCACCAGACATGATCAGTGCACTATTACTTGCCTGCGTTACTCTTGTATCTGTCATAAACGCTCAGAgtgttaatttaaatcaatcgACAAATTCGACAAATAATGCTTTAGAGATTAAATCCTTTAACTCCAACCATCAGGGAAGGTGTAAGTCATTTAAGGaatattaagtattatttagatatatgTCTACATCTTAAACAATATATTCGTTCAGTCTTCCCGCTATTCAGCGTCGTGCGTTTCGCTAACACCGAGTGCTTGTCGAGCATCGATCAACTTAATGGCACGTGTTTTACAAGACGGGAATGTATTAATTACGGCGGCAATCCGTCAGGACACTGCGCTAATGGATTGGGTACTTGCTGCGTATGTGAGTAATgcaatagaaaatattataaattataaattattatgcgtTTCAAATATGCgtataaataacataatattatttacagttCAAAAGTCTTGCGGCTCCACCACCAATGTGAACAACACGTATTTTGTAAGCCCGAGATATCCTATTACTTACCGAGGTGGAGAACGATGTACGATTACTGTGCAACGCTGCAATTCTAAAATATGTCAGGTAAAATGCATATACATGGATTTTAAATCAATTcccataaattatattttacttattctCTCGTATTTGCAGTTACGACTGGATTTTCTGGAAGCCACATGGGCTCAGCCGAATTCAACAGGGTTTTGCGATCTAGACGTGTTTCTGGTATCGGGAGGCTCATCTACGGTGCCTCGAATATGCGGAGAAAACACCAACCAACATGGTAAgacatttctaaattttcataaagatTCAaggaagaattaattaaatcatgaTTAATTGGATTCTTTTTAGTATACGTCGATTTCAATGGAGCAACGCCGATTACGATATCTGTTGACACTAACGCGGATTACGCGTTTGATCGACGTTGGAATATAAGAATTCAGCAGATAGCATGCGATTCTGTGTGCAAAGGTATGTTTTCATTATTACcctaagatatttttaaaactttaatttcattttttagcACCTAATGGATGtttgcaatattataaaacCATCTCAGACACCGTAATGAGTTTTAATTTTGGTACAACGGAAAATGCCCGAGGTACGCGTTTGTTAAGTCACAACGAATCATAAATGAGCAGTCtgaaacgaaaaattattttagcgcCTCAAATTGGAACGCGGCAGATGGTGAATCACCGTTACGGCGTGTGCGTTAGGATGGCTTTAGGCTACTGTAGTATCGAGTGGTCGCAAGTGGATAGATTCTCCTTCTCCGTTTCTGGAGACACAGGATCGTCTGATTTAGACGTAATaggtaattttaaaaaatgtcttatttctcacaatatttaatttttatgtattaacaCAGGCACAGATTTAGTAGCGGAATCCGGGACCAGTTGCACTaacgattttataattatacccGATCCGCGTGAAAATGGTGTTTCTGTTAACACTGACAGATTTTGTGGAAATGGATTTATAACCAAAACTTGTAAGTAATCACAtgaaacattattaattaaaaaggtattaatttgcttttttttttttacatttttagcGAACTTGAAGCCATTTATACTTTATACTGTTACGAATGGCGACGAAATACAAGACGTCCAAAATAAGGGCTTCGCGCTTATGTTTCGTCAGTTACCTTGTGCCGTTTAAGTGTATTATGATTATACATTAAATTCCTCTGATGAAGAATAACGTAATCTTACTGTTAATGAGCataatcataatttattaataaatgtaaataaataactCTATATGTACACacatcattattattatctactCAGAATTGAACTACCAGAATGTGTATCGACTTGCTCTTTCACAGCATTGTACCAAACGTCGATTTTTGTGTGAACTAACAAATCTCGGAAAGCGTCGCAGCCttcaatactttttaaaacgcCGTAAACAGCAAGATCGGATAGATCAGGCTGGTTACCGCCCATGAACGTAGTACCACGCACCTTAATAGCACGCAACCAGTAGTTTGCCTCATCGTATAATGATTGTCGCACATCTTCTTTTAAACGATGTTTCTTCTTAAGTTTTTTCCCTATCAGCCACATCGCCGTCGCACCTACATTCACTATTAACAACTGTTCCCACGTAGGGAAATATTCCTTCCATCTTCCaacctaaataaaaaaatattaattctattaatattattttctttttaattttaataaatattataaagcgCAAGCTTCGCACGTGTTATTTACGAtgcattatttcttttatatttaatcattttcggc includes the following:
- the LOC139109009 gene encoding uncharacterized protein isoform X1 translates to MISALLLACVTLVSVINAQSVNLNQSTNSTNNALEIKSFNSNHQGRFFPLFSVVRFANTECLSSIDQLNGTCFTRRECINYGGNPSGHCANGLGTCCVFQKSCGSTTNVNNTYFVSPRYPITYRGGERCTITVQRCNSKICQVKCIYMDFKSIPINYILLILSYLQLRLDFLEATWAQPNSTGFCDLDVFLVSGGSSTVPRICGENTNQHVYVDFNGATPITISVDTNADYAFDRRWNIRIQQIACDSVCKAPNGCLQYYKTISDTVMSFNFGTTENARAPQIGTRQMVNHRYGVCVRMALGYCSIEWSQVDRFSFSVSGDTGSSDLDVIGTDLVAESGTSCTNDFIIIPDPRENGVSVNTDRFCGNGFITKTSNLKPFILYTVTNGDEIQDVQNKGFALMFRQLPCAV
- the LOC139109009 gene encoding uncharacterized protein isoform X2 codes for the protein MISALLLACVTLVSVINAQSVNLNQSTNSTNNALEIKSFNSNHQGRFFPLFSVVRFANTECLSSIDQLNGTCFTRRECINYGGNPSGHCANGLGTCCVFQKSCGSTTNVNNTYFVSPRYPITYRGGERCTITVQRCNSKICQLRLDFLEATWAQPNSTGFCDLDVFLVSGGSSTVPRICGENTNQHVYVDFNGATPITISVDTNADYAFDRRWNIRIQQIACDSVCKAPNGCLQYYKTISDTVMSFNFGTTENARAPQIGTRQMVNHRYGVCVRMALGYCSIEWSQVDRFSFSVSGDTGSSDLDVIGTDLVAESGTSCTNDFIIIPDPRENGVSVNTDRFCGNGFITKTSNLKPFILYTVTNGDEIQDVQNKGFALMFRQLPCAV